The Pseudomonas baetica genome includes a region encoding these proteins:
- the recF gene encoding DNA replication/repair protein RecF (All proteins in this family for which functions are known are DNA-binding proteins that assist the filamentation of RecA onto DNA for the initiation of recombination or recombinational repair.), which yields MSLSRVSVTAVRNLHPVTFSPSPRINILYGANGSGKTSVLEAIHLLGLARSFRSTRLLPVIQYEQLACTVFGQVELAEGGQSALGISRDRQGEFQIRIDGQNARSAAQLAEILPLQLINPDSFRLLEGAPKIRRQFLDWGVFHVEPRFMATWQRLQKALRQRNSWLRHGTLDAVSQAVWDRELCQASAEIDEYRRAYIKALKPVFEQTLSELVELEGLTLSYYRGWDKDRELSAVLAGSLQRDQQMGHTQAGPQRADLRLRLGAHNAADILSRGQQKLVVCALRIAQGHLVSQARRGQCIYLVDDLPSELDESHRRALCRLLEDLRCQVFITCVDHELLREGWQTETPVALFHVEQGRITQTHDHRE from the coding sequence ATGTCCTTAAGTCGTGTTTCGGTCACCGCGGTGCGCAATCTGCACCCGGTGACCTTCTCCCCCTCCCCCCGCATCAATATTCTTTACGGCGCCAACGGCAGCGGCAAAACCAGTGTTCTGGAAGCCATTCATCTGCTGGGGCTTGCCCGTTCGTTTCGTAGCACGCGTCTGTTGCCGGTCATTCAGTACGAGCAACTTGCCTGCACCGTGTTCGGTCAGGTCGAATTGGCCGAGGGTGGTCAGAGTGCGCTGGGGATATCACGCGACCGTCAGGGCGAATTCCAGATCCGCATCGACGGCCAGAACGCCCGCAGTGCTGCGCAGCTGGCGGAGATTCTGCCGCTGCAGTTGATCAACCCCGACAGCTTCCGTCTGCTGGAAGGTGCGCCGAAGATTCGCCGGCAGTTTCTCGATTGGGGCGTATTCCACGTTGAACCGCGGTTCATGGCCACTTGGCAGCGCTTGCAGAAGGCCCTGCGCCAGAGAAACTCTTGGCTGCGGCATGGTACACTTGACGCCGTTTCGCAAGCGGTTTGGGACAGGGAACTGTGCCAGGCCAGCGCTGAAATCGATGAATACCGCCGCGCCTACATCAAAGCCTTGAAACCAGTCTTTGAACAAACCTTGAGCGAGCTGGTTGAGCTCGAAGGTTTGACGCTCAGCTATTACCGAGGCTGGGATAAAGATCGGGAGTTGAGTGCCGTACTTGCCGGGTCCCTGCAACGGGACCAGCAGATGGGTCACACCCAGGCCGGGCCACAACGAGCTGATTTGCGTCTTAGATTGGGCGCACACAACGCCGCGGACATCTTGTCCCGGGGTCAGCAGAAGTTGGTGGTCTGCGCATTGCGGATTGCCCAAGGGCATCTGGTGAGCCAGGCCCGACGCGGTCAGTGTATTTATCTGGTGGATGACTTGCCGTCCGAACTGGACGAGAGCCACCGCCGTGCGCTGTGCCGTTTGCTGGAAGACTTACGCTGCCAGGTGTTTATCACCTGTGTAGATCACGAATTATTGAGGGAAGGCTGGCAGACGGAAACGCCAGTCGCTTTGTTCCACGTGGAACAGGGCCGTATCACCCAGACCCACGACCATCGGGAGTGA
- the dnaN gene encoding DNA polymerase III subunit beta, which translates to MHFTIQREALLKPLQLVAGVVERRQTLPVLSNVLLVVEGQQLSLTGTDLEVELVGRVQLEEPAETGSITVPARKLMDICKSLPNDALIDIKVDEQKLVVKAGRSRFTLSTLPANDFPTVEEGPGSLTCSLEQSKLRRLIERTSFAMAQQDVRYYLNGMLLEVSEGIIRAVATDGHRLAMCSMKADIGQPDRHQVIVPRKGILELARLLTEPDGNVSIVLGQHHIRATTGEFTFTSKLVDGKFPDYERVLPKGGDKLVLGDRQALREAFSRTAILSNEKYRGIRLQLASGQLKIQANNPEQEEAEEEVGVEYNGGSLEIGFNVSYLLDVLGVMTTEQVRLILSDSNSSALVQESDNDDSAYVVMPMRL; encoded by the coding sequence ATGCATTTCACCATTCAACGCGAAGCCCTGTTGAAACCCCTGCAACTGGTCGCAGGCGTTGTCGAGCGCCGACAGACCTTGCCGGTGCTTTCCAACGTGCTGCTGGTTGTCGAAGGCCAGCAACTGTCGCTGACCGGTACCGACCTGGAAGTCGAGCTGGTCGGTCGTGTGCAACTCGAAGAGCCGGCCGAAACAGGCTCCATCACCGTGCCTGCGCGCAAGCTGATGGACATCTGCAAGAGCCTGCCCAACGATGCGCTGATCGACATCAAGGTCGACGAGCAGAAGCTGGTGGTGAAGGCCGGCCGTAGCCGCTTCACCCTGTCGACCCTGCCGGCCAACGATTTCCCGACTGTTGAGGAAGGCCCGGGCTCGCTGACCTGCAGCCTGGAGCAAAGCAAACTGCGTCGTCTGATCGAACGCACCAGCTTCGCCATGGCCCAGCAGGACGTGCGTTATTACCTCAACGGTATGCTGCTGGAAGTGTCTGAAGGCATCATCCGCGCTGTGGCCACCGACGGTCACCGTCTGGCCATGTGCTCGATGAAAGCCGATATCGGCCAGCCTGATCGCCACCAGGTGATCGTGCCGCGCAAAGGTATTCTTGAGCTGGCACGTCTGCTCACCGAGCCGGACGGCAACGTCAGCATCGTGCTGGGCCAACACCACATCCGCGCCACCACCGGCGAATTCACCTTCACCTCTAAATTGGTCGACGGTAAATTCCCTGACTACGAGCGCGTTCTGCCGAAGGGCGGCGACAAGCTGGTGCTCGGCGATCGTCAGGCGCTGCGTGAAGCGTTCAGCCGTACCGCGATTCTGTCCAACGAGAAGTACCGTGGTATTCGTCTGCAACTGGCCAGCGGTCAGTTGAAGATCCAGGCCAACAACCCGGAGCAGGAAGAAGCGGAAGAAGAAGTAGGCGTTGAATACAACGGCGGCTCTCTGGAAATCGGCTTCAACGTGAGCTACTTGCTCGACGTGCTGGGCGTGATGACCACCGAGCAGGTTCGTCTGATCCTGTCCGACTCCAACAGCAGTGCGCTGGTGCAAGAGTCCGACAACGACGATTCGGCTTACGTCGTCATGCCGATGCGTCTGTAA
- the dnaA gene encoding chromosomal replication initiator protein DnaA: MSVELWQQCVELLREELPAQQFNTWIRPLQVEAEGDELRVYAPNRFVLDWVNEKYLGRVLELLDEHGNGMAPALSLLIGSKRSSAPRAAPNAPLAAAQASQAQANAAPASTPAPAPTPAPAKRSTQKTAEVSQEPSRDSFDPMAGAASQQAPVRAEQRTVQVEGALKHTSYLNRTFTFENFVEGKSNQLARAAAWQVADNPKHGYNPLFLYGGVGLGKTHLMHAVGNHLLKKNPNAKVVYLHSERFVADMVKALQLNAINEFKRFYRSVDALLIDDIQFFARKERSQEEFFHTFNALLEGGQQVILTSDRYPKEIEGLEERLKSRFGWGLTVAVEPPELETRVAILMKKADQAKVDLPHDAAFFIAQRIRSNVRELEGALKRVIAHSHFMGRDITIELIRESLKDLLALQDKLVSVDNIQRTVAEYYKIKISDLLSKRRSRSVARPRQVAMALSKELTNHSLPEIGDVFGGRDHTTVLHACRKINELKESDADIREDYKNLLRTLTT, translated from the coding sequence GTGTCAGTGGAACTTTGGCAGCAGTGCGTGGAGCTTTTGCGCGAGGAGCTGCCTGCCCAACAATTCAACACCTGGATCCGTCCACTACAGGTCGAAGCCGAAGGCGACGAGTTGCGCGTCTACGCACCGAACCGTTTTGTGCTGGACTGGGTCAACGAAAAGTACCTGGGGCGTGTCCTTGAACTGCTGGATGAGCACGGTAACGGCATGGCGCCAGCGCTTTCCTTATTAATAGGCAGCAAGCGCAGTTCGGCACCACGTGCAGCGCCAAATGCTCCGTTGGCGGCCGCGCAGGCTTCCCAGGCTCAGGCCAATGCCGCGCCGGCAAGCACACCAGCGCCTGCCCCGACGCCTGCTCCGGCCAAGCGCTCCACGCAGAAAACCGCCGAAGTCAGTCAAGAGCCGTCCCGTGACAGCTTCGATCCGATGGCCGGGGCCGCGTCGCAACAAGCCCCGGTTCGCGCCGAACAGCGCACCGTGCAGGTCGAAGGTGCGCTCAAGCACACCAGTTACCTGAACCGCACATTCACTTTCGAAAACTTCGTCGAAGGTAAATCCAACCAGCTCGCCCGCGCGGCGGCCTGGCAAGTGGCGGACAATCCCAAGCATGGTTACAACCCACTCTTCCTTTATGGTGGCGTTGGCTTGGGTAAAACTCACTTGATGCACGCGGTGGGAAACCATCTATTAAAGAAAAACCCGAATGCCAAGGTCGTGTACCTGCATTCCGAGCGTTTCGTGGCCGACATGGTCAAGGCGCTGCAACTGAACGCAATCAACGAGTTCAAGCGTTTCTACCGTTCGGTGGACGCCTTGCTGATCGACGATATTCAGTTCTTCGCCCGCAAGGAGCGCTCCCAGGAAGAGTTTTTCCACACCTTCAACGCCCTGCTTGAAGGTGGCCAGCAGGTCATTCTCACCAGTGACCGCTACCCGAAAGAAATCGAAGGCCTTGAAGAGCGCCTCAAATCCCGATTCGGCTGGGGCCTGACGGTTGCCGTCGAGCCGCCGGAGCTGGAAACCCGCGTAGCGATCTTGATGAAGAAGGCCGACCAGGCCAAAGTCGACTTGCCACACGATGCAGCGTTCTTCATTGCCCAGCGCATTCGCTCCAACGTCCGTGAGCTGGAAGGCGCGCTGAAACGCGTGATCGCCCACTCGCACTTCATGGGCCGCGACATCACCATCGAGTTGATTCGCGAATCCCTGAAAGACTTGTTGGCGTTGCAGGACAAGCTGGTCTCTGTGGATAACATTCAGCGCACTGTCGCCGAGTACTACAAGATCAAGATCTCCGACTTGCTGTCCAAGCGCCGTTCGCGCTCGGTCGCGCGTCCACGTCAAGTCGCCATGGCGTTGTCCAAGGAACTGACCAACCACAGCCTGCCGGAAATCGGCGATGTGTTTGGCGGCCGCGACCATACGACTGTTTTGCACGCCTGCCGCAAGATCAACGAACTTAAGGAATCCGACGCGGACATCCGCGAGGACTACAAGAACCTGCTGCGTACACTGACCACTTGA
- the rpmH gene encoding 50S ribosomal protein L34 — MKRTFQPSTIKRARTHGFRARMATKNGRAVLSRRRAKGRARLAV; from the coding sequence ATGAAACGTACTTTCCAACCAAGCACTATCAAACGCGCTCGTACCCACGGTTTCCGTGCTCGCATGGCTACCAAGAACGGCCGCGCAGTCCTGTCGCGTCGTCGCGCCAAAGGTCGTGCGCGTCTGGCAGTTTGA
- the rnpA gene encoding ribonuclease P protein component has protein sequence MSQDFSREKRLLTPRHFKAVFDSPTGKVPGKNLLLLARNNDLDHPRLGLVIGKKSVKLSVERNRLKRLMRESFRLHQDSLVGWDIVIVARKGLGDVENPELIQHFGKLWKRLARNKPVPAVNTETVGVDSPDA, from the coding sequence GTGAGTCAGGACTTCAGTCGGGAAAAGCGTTTGCTTACCCCCCGGCATTTCAAGGCAGTCTTTGACTCCCCTACCGGCAAGGTTCCGGGGAAAAATCTCCTGCTCCTTGCACGCAACAACGATCTTGATCACCCCCGTCTCGGGCTGGTTATCGGGAAAAAGAGCGTAAAGCTCTCCGTTGAGCGCAATCGCCTCAAACGTCTGATGCGCGAATCGTTCCGTCTGCACCAGGATTCACTGGTCGGCTGGGACATCGTTATCGTCGCGCGCAAAGGTTTGGGTGATGTAGAAAACCCCGAATTGATTCAGCATTTCGGCAAGCTCTGGAAGCGTCTGGCCCGTAACAAGCCAGTTCCAGCAGTCAACACCGAAACTGTAGGGGTAGACAGTCCAGATGCGTAA
- the yidD gene encoding membrane protein insertion efficiency factor YidD has protein sequence MRKLALVPIQFYRYAISPLMASHCRFYPSCSCYAYEAIETHGLLRGGWLTFRRLGRCHPWNPGGYDPVPPIPTSRSSSMAE, from the coding sequence ATGCGTAAACTGGCCCTCGTTCCGATCCAGTTTTATCGCTACGCCATTAGTCCTTTGATGGCCAGTCACTGTCGTTTCTACCCCAGTTGTTCCTGCTACGCGTATGAAGCCATTGAAACTCATGGCCTTCTGCGCGGTGGCTGGCTGACCTTTCGTCGTTTAGGTCGCTGTCATCCGTGGAATCCCGGTGGTTATGACCCGGTTCCACCTATCCCTACCTCCCGTTCTTCTTCGATGGCCGAGTAA